A genomic region of Klebsiella sp. RIT-PI-d contains the following coding sequences:
- a CDS encoding ParD-like family protein — translation MGIVKISDLLHEDVRDASKAMSRSVNAQAEYWIRLGMMSELYPELNYQQIKMMMLKSGSDRLMEVINAINSH, via the coding sequence GTGGGTATTGTTAAAATTTCAGATTTGCTGCATGAAGACGTCCGCGATGCCAGCAAAGCCATGTCACGCTCGGTTAATGCGCAGGCCGAGTACTGGATACGTCTCGGTATGATGAGCGAGCTGTATCCTGAACTTAACTATCAGCAAATTAAAATGATGATGTTGAAATCAGGCTCTGACCGTTTAATGGAGGTGATCAATGCCATCAATTCCCATTAA